Proteins from one Neodiprion fabricii isolate iyNeoFabr1 chromosome 5, iyNeoFabr1.1, whole genome shotgun sequence genomic window:
- the LOC124181922 gene encoding facilitated trehalose transporter Tret1-2 homolog isoform X2 produces MVVTTMSVACAGFHFGWSAPSLPKLLDEDSNVTVTSDESSWIVSFFTFGCVFGPLIGAAVVDRWGRKWSLLFTVLPYLSSCILIGFAPSFWWFAIARFIAGLGSGITYTVAPMYLGEIADDRIRGALGAMINHMLNAGILLTYCVGPWVSPVALAGMGAAFPLLFGLMFFWMPESPYFLVMKGKMDRAEKSLLWFRGTSNVIEELKQVQENVEFDQKNAGTVKELVMIPGNRKALIIVIGLMIAQQFSGIGAVLAYSGLIFEASGSSLDSSISVIIIGVVQVLSGVLTIFTVDLAGRKPLLLISACGSILFLGGEALYFQLQAVDVDVSSISWLPVTAIVGYIIVYTIGLGCLPYVVLSEIFPCNVKALATMVTSIFGALGGMAVAKLYQVVADEYGIHASFWGFAAITVFSMIFIYFVIPETKQRSLRDIQEEFHKTTEFKTVSDKSLDP; encoded by the exons ATGGTAGTCA CAACCATGTCCGTGGCGTGCGCCGGTTTTCATTTCGGATGGTCCGCTCCTTCGCTGCCAAAGCTTTTGGACGAGGATTCCAACGTTACCGTGACATCGGATGAAAGTTCATGGATCGTGAGTTTCTTTACATTTGGATGTGTATTCGGTCCACTCATCGGAGCTGCAGTGGTGGACAGATGGGGCAGAAAGTGGTCTCTACTTTTCACGGTTCTGCCTTACCTCAGTTCTTGCATCCTGATTGGATTCGCGCCGAGTTTTTGGTGGTTTGCCATAGCAAG GTTCATCGCCGGTCTTGGTTCTGGCATCACCTACACCGTGGCACCGATGTACTTGGGAGAGATTGCGGACGACAGGATTCGGGGCGCGCTGGGTGCCATGATAAACCATATGCTGAACGCCGGTATTTTGTTAACCTACTGTGTCGGGCCGTGGGTCAGCCCCGTGGCTCTAGCTGGCATGGGAGCAGCGTTTCCACTCCTGTTTGGTCTGATGTTCTTCTGGATGCCAGAGTCACCGTACTTCTTGGTAATGAAGGGAAAGATGGATCGCGCTGAGAAAAGTTTGCTCTGGTTCAGAGGGACGAGTAACGTGATCGAGGAGCTCAAGCAGGTTCAAGAGAATGTAGAGTTCGATCAAAAAAATGCTGGTACAGTTAAGGAGCTGGTTATGATACCTGGAAATCGCAAG GCTTTGATCATCGTCATCGGGTTGATGATAGCCCAACAGTTCAGCGGTATTGGGGCTGTGCTCGCCTACAGTGGCCTCATATTCGAAGCATCGGGATCCAGTCTGGATTCAAGTATTTCCGTAATCATTATTGGCGTGGTTCAAGTCCTCAGTGGAGTGCTCACCATATTCACTGTTGACCTGGCAGGACGAAAGCCATTGTTGTTGATTTCCGCCTGTGGTTCGATCCTGTTTCTCGGAG GAGAAGCATTGTACTTCCAGCTCCAAGCGGTCGATGTCGATGTCAGTTCGATCTCTTGGCTTCCGGTTACCGCTATCGTTGGTTACATAATCGTGTACACGATAGGACTAGGATGTCTTCCTTACGTCGTACTTTCGGAaatatttccatgcaacgtTAAAGCGTTGGCGACTATGGTTACCTCGATATTCGGGGCTCTTGGTGGAATGGCCGTTGCCAAGCTGTACCAAGTCGTCGCTGACGAGTACGGAATCCACGCTTCGTTCTGGGGATTCGCTGCGATAACCGTATTTTCGATGATATTCATTTACTTCGTCATCCCCGAGACCAAGCAGAGGTCTCTGCGCGATATACAAGAGGAGTTCCACAAGACTACGGAGTTTAAAACGGTGTCAGACAAGTCGCTGGATCCTTGA
- the LOC124181922 gene encoding facilitated trehalose transporter Tret1-2 homolog isoform X3, producing the protein MSVACAGFHFGWSAPSLPKLLDEDSNVTVTSDESSWIVSFFTFGCVFGPLIGAAVVDRWGRKWSLLFTVLPYLSSCILIGFAPSFWWFAIARFIAGLGSGITYTVAPMYLGEIADDRIRGALGAMINHMLNAGILLTYCVGPWVSPVALAGMGAAFPLLFGLMFFWMPESPYFLVMKGKMDRAEKSLLWFRGTSNVIEELKQVQENVEFDQKNAGTVKELVMIPGNRKALIIVIGLMIAQQFSGIGAVLAYSGLIFEASGSSLDSSISVIIIGVVQVLSGVLTIFTVDLAGRKPLLLISACGSILFLGGEALYFQLQAVDVDVSSISWLPVTAIVGYIIVYTIGLGCLPYVVLSEIFPCNVKALATMVTSIFGALGGMAVAKLYQVVADEYGIHASFWGFAAITVFSMIFIYFVIPETKQRSLRDIQEEFHKTTEFKTVSDKSLDP; encoded by the exons ATGTCCGTGGCGTGCGCCGGTTTTCATTTCGGATGGTCCGCTCCTTCGCTGCCAAAGCTTTTGGACGAGGATTCCAACGTTACCGTGACATCGGATGAAAGTTCATGGATCGTGAGTTTCTTTACATTTGGATGTGTATTCGGTCCACTCATCGGAGCTGCAGTGGTGGACAGATGGGGCAGAAAGTGGTCTCTACTTTTCACGGTTCTGCCTTACCTCAGTTCTTGCATCCTGATTGGATTCGCGCCGAGTTTTTGGTGGTTTGCCATAGCAAG GTTCATCGCCGGTCTTGGTTCTGGCATCACCTACACCGTGGCACCGATGTACTTGGGAGAGATTGCGGACGACAGGATTCGGGGCGCGCTGGGTGCCATGATAAACCATATGCTGAACGCCGGTATTTTGTTAACCTACTGTGTCGGGCCGTGGGTCAGCCCCGTGGCTCTAGCTGGCATGGGAGCAGCGTTTCCACTCCTGTTTGGTCTGATGTTCTTCTGGATGCCAGAGTCACCGTACTTCTTGGTAATGAAGGGAAAGATGGATCGCGCTGAGAAAAGTTTGCTCTGGTTCAGAGGGACGAGTAACGTGATCGAGGAGCTCAAGCAGGTTCAAGAGAATGTAGAGTTCGATCAAAAAAATGCTGGTACAGTTAAGGAGCTGGTTATGATACCTGGAAATCGCAAG GCTTTGATCATCGTCATCGGGTTGATGATAGCCCAACAGTTCAGCGGTATTGGGGCTGTGCTCGCCTACAGTGGCCTCATATTCGAAGCATCGGGATCCAGTCTGGATTCAAGTATTTCCGTAATCATTATTGGCGTGGTTCAAGTCCTCAGTGGAGTGCTCACCATATTCACTGTTGACCTGGCAGGACGAAAGCCATTGTTGTTGATTTCCGCCTGTGGTTCGATCCTGTTTCTCGGAG GAGAAGCATTGTACTTCCAGCTCCAAGCGGTCGATGTCGATGTCAGTTCGATCTCTTGGCTTCCGGTTACCGCTATCGTTGGTTACATAATCGTGTACACGATAGGACTAGGATGTCTTCCTTACGTCGTACTTTCGGAaatatttccatgcaacgtTAAAGCGTTGGCGACTATGGTTACCTCGATATTCGGGGCTCTTGGTGGAATGGCCGTTGCCAAGCTGTACCAAGTCGTCGCTGACGAGTACGGAATCCACGCTTCGTTCTGGGGATTCGCTGCGATAACCGTATTTTCGATGATATTCATTTACTTCGTCATCCCCGAGACCAAGCAGAGGTCTCTGCGCGATATACAAGAGGAGTTCCACAAGACTACGGAGTTTAAAACGGTGTCAGACAAGTCGCTGGATCCTTGA
- the LOC124183269 gene encoding uncharacterized protein LOC124183269 yields the protein MFTLLFLYFSTSKVDRALCTIDINLSELEYLAGHLDPSECQRLVAALHYNSFELPESISGAERKVNDDIPCLRQLLHWNSSPGEGRGKTHEDVEHRLRQLKHNDLADWLGKTTFKQLRNDLDRALRNPFSDQESEDTVDIRVGSNDSTYIPFFHLFPN from the exons ATGTTTACCCTcttatttctgtatttctcCACGAGCAAGGTTGACCGAGCTCTGTGCACCATTGACATCAATCTTTCCGAGCTCGAATATCTAGCTGGACATCTTGACCCCTCGGAATGTCAACGTCTGGTAGCGGCACTTCATTACAATTCTTTCGAACTTCCAGAAAGTATATCAGGTGCCG AAAGAAAAGTGAACGATGATATCCCCTGCCTTCGGCAACTTCTTCATTGGAATAGTTCTCCAGGCGAGGGTCGTGGGAAAACTCATGAAGACGTCGAACACCGTCTGCGTCAGTTGAAACACAATGACCTTGCCGATTGGTTAGGAAAAACAACGTTCAAGCAGCTTCGGAATGATCTGGATAGAGCATTGCGCAATCCGTTCAGTGACCAGGAGTCAGAAGATACCGTCGACATAAGAGTTGGAAGCAACGATTCTACGTACATTCCATTCTTCCATCTCTTTCCTAATTAA
- the LOC124181922 gene encoding facilitated trehalose transporter Tret1-2 homolog isoform X1: MEKSKVMTQSVAGFAATMSVACAGFHFGWSAPSLPKLLDEDSNVTVTSDESSWIVSFFTFGCVFGPLIGAAVVDRWGRKWSLLFTVLPYLSSCILIGFAPSFWWFAIARFIAGLGSGITYTVAPMYLGEIADDRIRGALGAMINHMLNAGILLTYCVGPWVSPVALAGMGAAFPLLFGLMFFWMPESPYFLVMKGKMDRAEKSLLWFRGTSNVIEELKQVQENVEFDQKNAGTVKELVMIPGNRKALIIVIGLMIAQQFSGIGAVLAYSGLIFEASGSSLDSSISVIIIGVVQVLSGVLTIFTVDLAGRKPLLLISACGSILFLGGEALYFQLQAVDVDVSSISWLPVTAIVGYIIVYTIGLGCLPYVVLSEIFPCNVKALATMVTSIFGALGGMAVAKLYQVVADEYGIHASFWGFAAITVFSMIFIYFVIPETKQRSLRDIQEEFHKTTEFKTVSDKSLDP; the protein is encoded by the exons atggaaaagtCAAAGGTAATGACGCAATCAGTTGCCGGGTTCGCAG CAACCATGTCCGTGGCGTGCGCCGGTTTTCATTTCGGATGGTCCGCTCCTTCGCTGCCAAAGCTTTTGGACGAGGATTCCAACGTTACCGTGACATCGGATGAAAGTTCATGGATCGTGAGTTTCTTTACATTTGGATGTGTATTCGGTCCACTCATCGGAGCTGCAGTGGTGGACAGATGGGGCAGAAAGTGGTCTCTACTTTTCACGGTTCTGCCTTACCTCAGTTCTTGCATCCTGATTGGATTCGCGCCGAGTTTTTGGTGGTTTGCCATAGCAAG GTTCATCGCCGGTCTTGGTTCTGGCATCACCTACACCGTGGCACCGATGTACTTGGGAGAGATTGCGGACGACAGGATTCGGGGCGCGCTGGGTGCCATGATAAACCATATGCTGAACGCCGGTATTTTGTTAACCTACTGTGTCGGGCCGTGGGTCAGCCCCGTGGCTCTAGCTGGCATGGGAGCAGCGTTTCCACTCCTGTTTGGTCTGATGTTCTTCTGGATGCCAGAGTCACCGTACTTCTTGGTAATGAAGGGAAAGATGGATCGCGCTGAGAAAAGTTTGCTCTGGTTCAGAGGGACGAGTAACGTGATCGAGGAGCTCAAGCAGGTTCAAGAGAATGTAGAGTTCGATCAAAAAAATGCTGGTACAGTTAAGGAGCTGGTTATGATACCTGGAAATCGCAAG GCTTTGATCATCGTCATCGGGTTGATGATAGCCCAACAGTTCAGCGGTATTGGGGCTGTGCTCGCCTACAGTGGCCTCATATTCGAAGCATCGGGATCCAGTCTGGATTCAAGTATTTCCGTAATCATTATTGGCGTGGTTCAAGTCCTCAGTGGAGTGCTCACCATATTCACTGTTGACCTGGCAGGACGAAAGCCATTGTTGTTGATTTCCGCCTGTGGTTCGATCCTGTTTCTCGGAG GAGAAGCATTGTACTTCCAGCTCCAAGCGGTCGATGTCGATGTCAGTTCGATCTCTTGGCTTCCGGTTACCGCTATCGTTGGTTACATAATCGTGTACACGATAGGACTAGGATGTCTTCCTTACGTCGTACTTTCGGAaatatttccatgcaacgtTAAAGCGTTGGCGACTATGGTTACCTCGATATTCGGGGCTCTTGGTGGAATGGCCGTTGCCAAGCTGTACCAAGTCGTCGCTGACGAGTACGGAATCCACGCTTCGTTCTGGGGATTCGCTGCGATAACCGTATTTTCGATGATATTCATTTACTTCGTCATCCCCGAGACCAAGCAGAGGTCTCTGCGCGATATACAAGAGGAGTTCCACAAGACTACGGAGTTTAAAACGGTGTCAGACAAGTCGCTGGATCCTTGA
- the LOC124181924 gene encoding hemoglobin-2 codes for MGGLLSSYWGYSGDDELDPASGLTGKQKRLVTETWGIMRQDPMKLGIAVMMRLFTKHPDYRSQFHAFKDTPHEDLPKNKRFQAHASAIANALSTIIDSLKDPGLLEAILISLGEKHHKRGQTVEQFNNLKLVLLVVFKEFLGSRWTPEVNNAWSKALDLVYSIIFKVYA; via the exons ATGGGAGGTTTGTTGTCTTCATACTGGGGATATTCCGGTGATGACGAATTAGATCCGGCCAGCGGTCTGACAGGAAAGCAAAAAAGATTGGTCACAGAAACGTGGGGGATCATGCGACAGGATCCTATGAAACTAGGAATAGCAGTTATGATGAG atTATTCACCAAACATCCCGATTACCGGAGCCAGTTTCACGCCTTCAAAGATACACCCCACGAAGATCTACCGAAAAACAAAAGGTTTCAGGCTCACGCATCGGCCATCGCAAACGCGTTAAGTACCATCATTGATTCCCTGAAGGATCCAGGCTTGCTGGAAGCTATTCTAATATCCCTTGGGGAGAAACACCATAAGCGTGGACAGACGGTAGAACAATTTAAC AATCTAAAACTGGTACTGTTGGTCGTCTTCAAAGAATTTCTGGGCTCGAGGTGGACGCCAGAAGTGAATAATGCCTGGAGCAAAGCTCTCGACTTGGTGTACAGCATCATCTTTAAGGTCTACGCGTAG